Genomic segment of Populus nigra chromosome 14, ddPopNigr1.1, whole genome shotgun sequence:
ccaaaaaaactgaattgGTAATAATTTGGCCCAGGCCCAATGGTCCCTTTCAATTCAGGATCCATGATTTGGCCCATAAGTTGCTGTTTAAAATAGCTCTAAACCCTAATCTGCTCTTTCCATTCACCTCCATTTCCTTCGCAGCCGAAGTCTACCACTTCTCTGCCAACAATGGTAACCTGCTCCCTCTCTCTGATTCTCTGTActataacatctttttttgtcGATTTTTACATCTGggttttctgtttctttcatttttgagGTGGTTTACGGTATAACGATGGAagctttagttttgttttgttatgatTGAAACTGCGATTTATGAAGTTTAGATTCATTGGTTTTAATGTCATCTTCTTTGTTAGAGATTTAGTTTTGTGAATATTTGTTTCTCGATCGTTAACTGTATTGTCTAGTGAGTAGTGCGTGTTGTTAGAGATTTGGTTTTATACACATTTTACTTGAAGATTAGCTGTGTTTATAATGATTTGTGTGTATGAAAGTTCTGATGTTAGTGAAGGTTTGGTTTTAAGATGAATGGAAACTTTTGGAAATGGAGGGCTTGTGGGATTGGAGGTTGCGAGTATTATGAGTTGCGTGATTGAGATGAATGGGTGGACGAGAGAGACATAGCCGGTGGTTTTAGCTGACCTTTAATATAGTAAGAGAGAGTGAATTTAATGTTTGAGTTCCTGCTTGTTTGATGGAAGCATGTTTCAGTTGCATATTGTATTTGTTATGGTACTTGAGAATTTTTCCATaaggtaatttatttattttctttgttattttgattgattaatGACATGTGTATTACAGGTGAACGTTCCTAAGACAAAGAAGACCTACTGCAAGAACAAGGAGTGCAAAAAGCACACCTTGCACAAGGTCACTCAGTACAAAAAGGGGAAGGATAGCCTTGCTGCTCAGGGTAAACGTCGTTATGATCGCAAGCAATCTGGTTATGGAGGTCAGACAAAGCCAGTGTTTCACaagaaggtttgttttcttattcCTTGCATAAACTTGGTATACTTAAAAGTCCCTCGAGGATTTAGATcaatatttgaattttgtttgtCACTATATTGTAATTTGCATGTATTCAGTGGCTGTAAAAAATACTGCTAAATGTTTGATTGTGAAGTCTTGATAGTATACATGTTATCACTACCATAGAACATCCTTTTGTGGTTTCAGAGTATATACTCTCAGGAGGCCTATGATGATTAAATTTGCCTACATTGTCTGATCATCTAATGAATGACAGAGACATATAATTAGTTCTGAGGCTTCCTCCTTTCTTTCCTTGTCCTCATGGTTGATATTAAAATGGAAAGCGCTTGCATTTTACTTGTTATACCaccataaattatatttttgctatTTCTGAATTCTCTTTTTAGAGGCCTGTGATGATTTGAATTTGCCTACATTGTCTGATTGTCTAACAAATGACAGAGACATATAATTAGTTCTGAGGCTTCCTCCTTTCATTCCTTGTCCTCGTGGTTGATATTAAAATGGAAAATGCTTGCATTGTACTTGTTATACCaccataaattatatttttgctatTTCTGAATTCTCTCTTTAGAGGCCTATGATGATTTGAATTTGCCTACATTGTCTGATTGTCTAACATATGACAGAGACATATAAACTAGCTCTGAGGCCTCCTCTTTGTTCTTCACCTTGCATGGATATCTAGTCTTCATGCGTAGTTGAATTTTGATattgatttctcttttgttaACAGGCAAAGACAACCAAGAAAATTGTATTGAGGCTGCAATGCCAGGCATGCAAACATGTGTCTCAGCACCCAATCAAGGTTAGCCATGCAAGCCTTTTTCTTGTTGTGATTTTCGTACCATTTGATTTCAACTGTGCTAATGTTTTCTGTTACTGCCAATGATTTCCACAGAGGTGCAAGCACTTTGAGATTGGTGGAGACAAGAAGGGAAAGGGAACATCTCTGTTCTAAGTGCATCATTTTGTTCTTTCAGGATAATTTTTAGGTGTGTACTGTTTCTAGAACTGAGAAGGCATTGTGGgataattttgtttgatttgttctGTTCAAGATTATGTATTGATGAAGTTTAAGTCGTTGTGGAAGATTGATTATGATGTTAACCAATGTTGGCCTTGTAGTCTGCCTTTGTTGCTTAATGAAATGGACCCAGTCGTTTCTTGAGTGCTGATTTGGAAAGGTTCCAGTTGACCTCGAGACCGCTAATCCTTTCAATTCTGCTTGTTAATGTGAGAGTCTTGACAGGTGACCCTGAAGCTTGTTCCTCCCATAAGGAAGTGGTAGAGGAGAGGAGCCACCTGATCTATATATCATATCCGATTGCATTGCCGTGCCTATTATTACTGTATTCACTGTCAGTAAAGAAACTGGGCAAATCTGCACAGTTATGAGCTCTGGGCTTCCCATCATTTTATCATGGAAATCAAAACCCTGTTCCCAATCCCATCTGACAAGGGCCTAAGCGCCCCCCCTCCTTCCCAATTGCGGGTTCAAATCTGAGCTCTCATTTTCACGAACAAACCAGAATAACCAGCCTCTTGTAAGTTAGATTTGCTCCCATTTTTCAAAATAAGCTTCACAGATTTACGAATTCCAAGCATCAACCATGTAGAAGATGAATGCAGTCCCGTAACCCATGAATGCCGGAACAAGAACTTCTTAACCTTGAGGAAACTGATGGCCATTAATCTAGACTCTAGTGTCGAAACTTGCTCCACCAAAATTATAGGGTATTttaggaaatatattaaaatcatgttttattattttaaaaaagttattttttatatcagtatatcaaaatgatttaaaaatatcaaaaaaatatattaattaaaaaaaattgaattcttttaaaaatatttttaaaacaaaaaaaacaaataggttATATCCAGCATGCTGATTTTGCTCATAAACCAtggaagaaaagctagaaacaATTCTCCCGTGAACATGTAAGAAATCGAACTAGTATGAAATTctttgtggtcaaattcttatAATCGAGATTCCAGCACCAGAGGTAACAAAACGTAGCCTATTTCTGCTAGGATTATAAATTGAgagaccgtttgggaacgcggctgcggccgcgttcccaaaaaatttgaaaattttttgttttttttttttgctaaaatttaatatggtttgtacgttttggatcgttttgatgtgctgatgttaaaaatgatttttaaaaaatgaaaaaacattgttggcatgcattttggcatgaaaagttatttgaaaagcacccgcaaccacactgccaaacacgctctgaATCAGCAATAAATATTACACCGCGATTATCATCTTGGACACCATTCTTAGGCATTGGCAACCAATAGAAGGGCTAAAAGCCTAATATTATCCCTATTTTCAGGTTTAATAGTATAgaattttataagttttgtAAGTAGATCAATTTAACCTATAATGATAGatttataaagatttttcttttcaagaatataaatattctttataaagataaaatattcagACTTGATAATACTAATATTGCCCAATTTATTTAGCTTGTGAAAtagattcttgtattttttttttgttctttaatgaATTAAACTGACTTATGAAAAATTAACTGGTTTCATGACATCTTCATTATACTTCTCATTTACAAATCGATATTTGTAGGGTGAGAGTTATTATTCCAATAGTGCTAGTGTCtttgaatatgtttttatagTGTCACTCTCTTATTAAACATGTTTTGGCTTTTCAAGATTTGTTCTCAATTTTGTCgtgggttgcgtgatcacgAGATTCACATCacaattaacataatttaactCATCAAACAAGTGATTCATGTCATGGACTCTAGTAAGTTTAATACAGTTGTTTTACAAAGATTGATGCTCAAAATCTTAAGCTCCAACCATATATCaagatgttttatttaaaattatgataacctcataaaaagtaaaccaaaacaaattatgaaaaccaattcaaattaactaaatgttaaaggatgaaattgaaaaaaaaacatgctaaaaaattcaataaaaactcaatgttgaaggaaaaaattattaaaaaaatataaagaaaaacttgtgcctttaaaaaaagttatggcGCATAAACCTTCCTCCCTAGACtcgttttagtttttcttcctcctcatAATCAAATGACTCTTCGtcctttactcttttttttttaataggcgACATTTTCTATAGTGGAGGTAAACGACTTGTCAGTGCTTGAGCCTCCTCTCCAAAATCCATCAACCATTATGGTGGTAAGAAAATCAAGAGAAGAAAAtcactaagaaaaataaaaatcaattacataaaaaaatctaaaagaaccTCGGTATACTTTTTAGGCATCtttataggtaaaaaaacattatcatcaaACTTCTCTTATCAAATGAAACCTCTTAACACCAAAACCagtttttttcactataataTGGACAAATTGACAAAATTCTCTCTCTTTACTATTTTCAAgcaactttctctctcctctcttaaaTCTAAGAATTGGAATgttaagaaaaagaattttcaTACCTAGATTAAAATTCCAACAATTATGTCGAGGTctaaacaaaactttttttctaaatatgatattaatcatagaatttctttttattttatactttggtcatcttttgttttttttcttaacaaaattttagaaattggtCATTAATTTGGACATTGAAggctacaatttttttaaaaaaagtttgatgacaaaattaaaaaatatagatattatgGATTGTTGTAGTAATTTATCTatttgttttagtatattttatatagagggctacagttttttttaaaaaaaatttgaggataaaattaaaaataaaatagatattgtGGATTGTTGTAGTAATTTACctattttttagtatattttataatggtcattttattttctacgttatttattttttattacattgaaaaacaagatttttttatatacttttgaaAAGCAAGAAATCTATTTTCATTACATACGAAGAATGCCCTATAATAATCTTACTTACTTGTATATATTGAGAAGTGATTTCTTTTTGTACGCAAGTGTTCATGTGTGCGTGTCTAAGAAACTCTAAAACCTGTGTGCATTTCGTTGTAGCTAAAAACACTATGGAGTCTCTCACATTATCACCATGGACTcacagttcattttttttattttttcattttgatcctataacttttttttttttgagtgatTTCACCTTTTTATGGTCAAATTAAAGGGCAATTGCTTCAAATCGTTGAGTAAGGGCAAGATTGAAAGCATGAGACCAAAGTGAAAAGGGTACAGAAAATAGGTGgtgattttaaaatttggtCAAGAAGTTTAGTTTGATCCTCGTACttttagaattataaattttttacccccaaatatttctaaattttgcatttacaataaaataatgttgaaagagcgtatttttttgttgaaaacatTATCTGGCTCATGGCAAAGCATGAGTCAAATTTCTAGTATTAACAAAGTCTAAAAGGCGTGGGGTTTTCACTAAAGGAATCCATAGTGAAAACCCCATTTTGCCCTTCCAAAATAGAACCAATTAACTTACTATTAGatgtaattcaataatttaacaaGAGTTTATTTGTCATTGTCAAATTTAAAATGAGCAATTAAGTATTTTCACTTTTAAAATGACTATTCTATcgttggattaatttttttaaaaaaaagttgatgtgggcattttgtattttcaatttcttaggaacaataaaatgacttaaatgccCTTTAAGGTTGACTTTTCTTTAGCTTAAATGCCCTCCAAGGTTGACTTCTCTTTAGCTTAAATTTaggggtatttttgtatttttgcttggttttttttgttattattattggtgtaagagtaaatttataattttaaaaatataaatattattaaaataaatgtgtCACATTTCAATGTGTCGGCCTTTGCACATTTCAAGTGACGTATATGAGGTTGTTCGATTACCAAACACTACTATTTACAACAATGTTGAAACTGTCTTGGTGTCCCCTCCATGATGAAACGGTGTGTGTGGCTAACAACCAGTCGGTTTGGCACcaatgctttttctttttttctctcttcttctcaatTCTCCCGCATTTCTTTTCAAAGTTTCAAAGCAtcccttcaatattttatttcattatatttggtttttgttttttttattattgtttattttatttggaataatttataatattataattctttttcaatttcgtccattttaatttttttatatttcaaatttgatcctcattcttttgattgctatttgttttatttgaaataagttttaaaattattttttttttacaatttcatcttctttaagtttttttccaatcaaatttgatctctattttttttattgttattttattcactttgacaatttctttaaattgtttttctccCTGATTTCATCCTATAAGGATAATTTGGTTGGGAATTGTGTTTCTTAATTGATTGAAGGTCTAGAATTTCACAAGTTATGAATTTTAGAGATTAACTAAATTTTAAGAGGTTTGTTcgagtttggttttttttcttttctttttttttaagataatttttttttccagtttcagactttaacatttatttaattgaaaattgagctatgttgtttttatttatttgctttatatagaATTTGtcactaattttgaaaatgatctAATTTATCccggttctttttttttgtggttctttgttgaatttactTTGACAAATCttctaaattgatatattttttttattttatcttttaacattaaattgactgagaattaaatttttttttaattttaatcatcaaGGTGgagttttttgatatttagcttcatgattttcttcaattttctttttattcatttatcttGATGCCATCACTTAAACCGCATAtatgacgggttaacttgagttgactcaagtttttttttaagattgttttttttttaatttaacttgttACATTTAGTCCTTAAACATTgggttgttttgattttgaatgcCATAATCTTTTTCAATTTGCCTTTGCAATTATCTGTCTTATtaggattttaaaatattaagtgcCCACGTGCGTGGATTGTTTTCgaatcaaatatcttgatctatatttgtattttgagttttctaattatatcttgagttatcattaatgactttttatttatttattaatataaatgattttcaatttatttaattagatacatatataagttttttaatttgcatttaaaatttttatataaaataagttggaaaaatcagcatatttatatttttttattaaaaaaaattggtatgtGTCAAAGTGCATTTCAGgtgtgtttgggagtgtggtgcAAACCgcatttctaaaaattttgaatttttgttttgcttagaataatttttttatattttcagatcgttttgatatgttaatattaaaaataattttttaaaaataatttttttttattttaatatatttctaaataaaaaatactttaaacaatTATTACAATTCTAAACATGCTTTCAAATTGCTTTTACAGATAAATCTTGTTGGAACTCTctgtttttctaatatttaaaaatatattttttaatggtgttaaaaaaacaaaattttaaatatacagtagtagattataaaataaaataaacttttataaataaattacactCTCTCCTAAAATCCAGTAATCCCAATACTTGGACAATCATTTCTTACAAAACCAAACATACCCTGATGGCCCTCTCCTTAACCACAGAACTCAATCCCCTAAACGCCAGCAAAATCCCCAATTCCTCTCAAACCCTAAAACCCCGTTATCCCTCTCTCAATTTCTCCAAATCCAATCCCAAACCCAAATCAACAGCCATGAAAGCCCTCTTCTCCTCCGCCAAGCTCATCTCTTCAACAACTAAACCAAAACCCTCTTTTCTTTTGACCCCAAAAATCTCAACCACTAGAGCTTACAGTCTAATCCCAATGGTCATCGAACACTCATCAAGAGGAGAAAGAGCTTATGATATCTTTTCTAGGCTTTTAAAAGAGAGAATTGTTTGTATTAATGGTCCAATCGATGATGATACTTCTCATGTTGTTGTTGCTCAGCTTTTGTTTCTTGAGTCTGAGAATCCTTCTAAGCCTATTCATATGTATCTGAATTCTCCTGGTGGACAAGTCACTGCAGGTGACTTGATACTTAAACTTGATACAGTTTTGATTTTTCGAGatgggttttgttttggtttttgatttggGTTTAGTGAGCGTTTTTTGGTTTGTGGGGGCGGGGTGGGGGTAATCTTGGTGTTTAGTTGcaaagtttttatttctttttttgaattgcTGTGAATTGATTGGAATGGGTTTTGATTTGGTCTTTGTTTAGAGTGTTTGTCTGCATtggatttttttacattttagtgtGATAGATTCATTTTGAGTAATATTGTGATGCATTTTAACATGGATTTCGTAGGATTTTGATTCTGTTACAAAAGTCTGATATTTGGATTATTGTGGAGTAATATGGAAATTTTGAGCTGTAGATGCCTGATTTTGTTAATAAGCGAGGAGTTTGTGATTATGCCTTGATCATTGAGATGGAGGTTGTGCAGAAATGGAAGTAATTGAGGTGTTTAGTATGATGAGCTTGGGATTTGGGGCATTTTGTGAATCATGGAGGCCATTTATGTGTGCTTTACTTTGTTGGTGGCTAATAGTTCTTTCTCTGGTCCTGTGGAAGAAAATGGAAGCATATGGTAAAATGCTATGTAAATTTTTGATGGACCAGCATAGCTTCAATGATATATGTTTGATAGATTGAATTGATCTTCAAAAAAGTGTAATTGGGCTTTTAGGTTCTTTGTTGAGTGGTTAATAGGGTTAGTGAAATGGCTGACTCATTTTTTGAGTTCAATTTAGTGGGCGTTGCTAAGTGAATGTAATCATTCCTGATTTCTTGGATGAAGGGGGTGACGATAAACAGTAGTCAGATATTATAATTGGAGAGGATAGCAGGTCATTTTTTGGGTGTACACTTTATTTGTTTGCTTTACAGTGtccataaagaaaagaattgtgATAGTCAAGAGCTTGTTTCTGggtaattgttaatatttgaaataccattgaAAGTTGTATTATCCACTGGAGAAAGATTCTTGATGTGCTGTTGGATGTGCTCAACTGAACGATTCAACACTATATGATGTCGGCACAGCCTTTCTTATTGAAGCCAATTAGTTTTGTATCAttattcaacttatttttctcaagGTCCTTATGGTTATGGTTGTACAGAAGATATTGAAATTATTTGCATCCTGTCTATAGATTTATGTGCAAGTATATGGTTATGTTGAGGTCACTGCAAGAGCAGTTGAAAGGGACAAAATCTTACTGTTTGCAAATCCTGAAGTAAATGAATATTATCAGTTCATGTGTTTTCATTTCCCCTTAAATCCCTCCCTTGTGAGAAAGAACTGTTGAATTGCTTCTTAGAATGCTCTGTTAATGTTTGTAATGCAATAATATGTGAATGCCAATCACTCTAAGACATGCAGCACATGCTGATGactaattatttttctcaagttttctTGTCTCTGGCGCCTTTCAATTTTGAAGTTAAAAGTAGTCTTGACTATGATGCATATCATTAAGAGCATACAAAGCAAAAGGACGAAGATTGTGTTGAAAAGCGGAAGATCAAACATTGATAACTAATTGAactcattcaatttaattacaaGCGGTTGACAATTCTATCTAGACATGGCAATGAAGAAATACTGAATGCCATCCAACTTTACAATAGACTATAACTGTTTTCTTATAGCAGGTCTATGCTGTTATATGTGGTATTGGATTACCTGTAGTGGAATCTAGTGTTATGCTTTTGTCGATTTAATTTTGCCTGGATTATGTAtcttgtttaaatattttaactttcaaGTCAGTTAATCTTTTAAGGCATGGTTGAGGTTATAATGTCAACTGTTGTGCTGTTTTATGCAGGCCTTGCCATTTATGATACAATGCAGTACATAAGGTCTCCAGTTACTACCATTTGTTTGGGTCAGGCTGCATCTATGGCTTCCCTCCTCTTGGCTGCCGGGGCTAAGGGCGAGAGGAAGGCACTACCAAATGCAACAATCATGATTCATCAGCCATCAGGTGGGTACAGCGGACAGGCAAAGGACATGACAATTCACACAAAGCAGATAGTTCGGGTCTGGGATGCTCTGAATCAATTGTACTGCAAGCATACAGGGCAGCCACTTGATGTAATTCAGAAGAATATGGATAGAGATTATTTTATGACCCCAGAAGAGGCAAAGGAATTTGGAATTATTGATGATGTGATTGATCAAAGACCCATGACTTTGGTGACTGATGCTGTTGACGATGAAGGCAAACAAAAGGATTCAAGCTAGGACTAGAGGGTAAGATCTCAGAAGAAAGGCATTGCagtcatgtttttttgttgaaacttTTCCTGATTTATCTGATTTTACATTTCTGGATTTTGTTGATTCTGAAATATGTTAGGTTCTTTGTTTATCATGATTCCTGTTTTTGTGTTTGGATTTGGTGACAAAAGAAGTTAGTTAAATGGCTATTTTAGCTTTTAGGTACATAAATCTCGAGGAATTCAATTTTCTCCAGTATTTGATGTGCATAGAATGATCTTAAATAATCTTGTGCTTGACTGGTCATAGAAGCTACCAATTCTTGttgcatctctctctctctcttcctcttccaCAGTTTCTGTCACACCTGTTTTTCTTGGCTTTGTTATGGTGCATTTTTCACACTCATCCATCATTCTCACGTAAATTTAGATCATTGATTATATGAACCAGAAGACAAGCTTTTCAAATATGAACGTATTATGCCGCAGAAGTTCAAATGTGATGCCAGTTCTCTGAGTTCAGCATTAGATGATTAGGGAATCACGGATCTAGTATGAAGAACCAGGTCATACTAGCAATTCTTTTTGTGGCTGTTCACTAGAATGCTCATTGGGCTATATCATAAAGTCCGTTGGGGTCAGTCAGTTAGCTGATTTCATAATTGAAGGGTTGGCTCTTGTTACCTACTACAAGACATATTCAACTTTCTAATGAACcgataaaaagatgaaaagtaTGCAGGCAATACGCACACATGCATTGGTGAATAAATATATGATGAATTAATGGAGTAAAGTTTGATGGATTAGCCTTCTTTGATCGCTAATTTCAAGGATTAGTTTGAATGATCAAGGATAGAGGTCGCTTCTTTATGGTTATCCGTTCAAGTTTATGATCTAGCTGAATACAACGTGGCAAATTGTTAGTAACCTTATTCATGTTGTGCCATTTGTTAGAATTAGACTATTCCTCAACATAAATTCTTAAGAGAAAATGTTTGTTTGTTAGATTTTGGTTCATGTATGTAGTAAGTTGATTCTCCATGTTGTCATGTTCATTTCGAATCTAATGAGAATCTtgatgttttataaatttaaggATTAAAATGAGGATGTCCTGTGAAAAATTGGActtaattttgatgtgatggATGCCCACCTAAAAACAaggaaattttttataaatttcatgctGCTTAGAGagtaattattgatattttatgcATGTTTAATATTGTGATGCATGGTATatgttttgcttgaaaataaatttaaataattttttttatatttttgacattagcttTGTTGCACCTGACATCGCGAcgctcttaaaaaataattcaatgaaaagaatagattttgacatcttgttttttgatggaaaaaaaggTGGTGTTTAAAGAGTCGCCACTTAATATTATGGTCATTAGAAATCTTAACTAATCCACAGAGATTTTATGGTACGGGACTGATTACATAaaatgaaagatattatcactccTTAAATGTACTGCATGAGGCAGATTGAATTgatggttttgttttaaattgttaacAGTTTGTTGGTTTATGTTATGATGGTTTGCTTGTAATATTCTTGACTCTgacgtcagtgaatattcaactacagaTACTTCCAACtttggcgttggtaaatattacgtagccaaaaataaaataaaaacgaaCAGTATTCCTGATTTTGATGgaagtgaataaaccaataagatgaatttaaatatatgcatGAATATTCTTGACTCCT
This window contains:
- the LOC133673381 gene encoding ATP-dependent Clp protease proteolytic subunit 2, mitochondrial-like — its product is MALSLTTELNPLNASKIPNSSQTLKPRYPSLNFSKSNPKPKSTAMKALFSSAKLISSTTKPKPSFLLTPKISTTRAYSLIPMVIEHSSRGERAYDIFSRLLKERIVCINGPIDDDTSHVVVAQLLFLESENPSKPIHMYLNSPGGQVTAGLAIYDTMQYIRSPVTTICLGQAASMASLLLAAGAKGERKALPNATIMIHQPSGGYSGQAKDMTIHTKQIVRVWDALNQLYCKHTGQPLDVIQKNMDRDYFMTPEEAKEFGIIDDVIDQRPMTLVTDAVDDEGKQKDSS
- the LOC133672343 gene encoding large ribosomal subunit protein eL42, with the translated sequence MVNVPKTKKTYCKNKECKKHTLHKVTQYKKGKDSLAAQGKRRYDRKQSGYGGQTKPVFHKKAKTTKKIVLRLQCQACKHVSQHPIKRCKHFEIGGDKKGKGTSLF